In the Bacillus sp. HSf4 genome, GATGTTGAAAAAGAAGAGCTAACAAATCTTATTATTGAAGGATCGGTCAGTATTGTGGCAGAAGGAAAAGCATTTATCAATATTTAGTGACGACTTAATATGGGAGTGGGATGGATGCAGGCGCTAAAAACGTTTCAAGAATGTTTGCTTGGGTTTTCCGAAAAGTTTGATGATTTAGCTGAAAAATATGATCAGACCACCAGCCATTGTTCAGAATTAGAAGTTTTAATTGATGATTATTGTGCATTTATCACAAACGAGAGAAATAAAGCAGCTTGGGAACAACTGGACTTCCAAATATCCAAAGATCTTCAGCAGCTGGTGAAGAATTTAAGAAAGCAATCGGCACAATGTGTAGCCATTATGGAGAAATATCGCGCATTGAAGCTGTTGAAGGGAGACACAGAAATAGCCGATTACTTCCAAAACATCGAATCATGCATTGAAAAAGAATTCGGCAGTTTTCAAATCACTGCTGAATCAAAGGTGCTGTTAGTAGGTTCAGGTTCCTTCCCGATGACACTATTATTGATTTCGAAGCGAACAGGGGCAGAGGTTGTGGGGATTGATATTGACGAGGAAGCGATTGAACTTGGACGAAACGTCGTCAAGACATTAGGTGATGAATTAAATATTCATTTAGATCATGTTCCGGTCCAAGAGCTTAGTCTGATCAAAGATGTCACACATATTATTTTCAGTTCAACGGTTGAAAGCAAGTATGACATCTTAGAGCAGCTGTATGACATAACGAATGAACATGTCGTGGTTGCGATGAGATATGGAAACGGGCTAAAGTCGTTGTTCAATTATCCAATCAAAGAAGTGGACAGGAAAAAATGGAAAATGATGGACCAAGTGTTGCGGGCAGGTCATATATTTGACATTGCCTTATATCAAAAAGCGTAGAAAGGGAGGCTTTTATGAATCATTTTCAGCGGGTGTTAATATTGGGGACTGGCCCTATTTCTGTCCAGCTTGCTGTCAATTTTAAAAACGATTTGAATTGTGATGTGGGGCTTGCGGGAAGGGAGTCTGCCCGTTCAGAACGGTTCTTTGAAGCGTTGCGGCAAAGCCATCATCAAATTCACGCAAGCATCCAAAATGATCAGCATCAACCTTTAAAAGGAGAATGCGTCGTTCAACGGGTATTTAAAGGCTATGAAACGATTGAAGGAGAATGGGACACGATTATTTTTTCTGTGACAACAGATGCCTATATGAGCGTATTAAAACAAATCGATGAACATGTGCTCAAACAAGTCAAATGTATTGTTTTGGTTTCCCCGACCTTTGGATCTAACAGTTTACTAACTCATTATTTAGATTCCATCCGCTCAAAAGCCGAAGTGATCAGTTTCTCGACATACTATGGTGACACAAGGTGGATGCGCGATGAACCATCTCATGAAGTGCTGACAACCGGTGTTAAGAAAAAAGTCTTTATAGGCTCGTCACGCTATCCGTCTGAACATATCGATACAATGTGTAAGCTTTTTGAAAAATTAGGCATTGTGCTCGAGGTGATGAAATCTCCCATTGAGGCGGAAACGAGAAATATTTCTTTATATGTTCATCCTCCGCTGTTTATGAACGATTTTTCATTACAGGCGATATTTGGAGACACCGATCGTCAGACATATGTGTATAAACTGTTTCCTGAAGGGCCGATAACACAACAGTTAATTCGTGATATGCTGGCCCAATGGAAAGAAATCATGGCGATTTTACAGAAAATCAACATCAAAACGATAAACCTACTCAAGTTTATGGTAGATGATAATTATCCGTTAAGGTTAGAAAGCTTATCGCGCCATGATATTGAACACTTCAATGATTTAGAGCCGATTCATCAAGAATATTTATTGTATGTACGTTATGCCTCCCTGTTGATTGATCCTTTTTCAGAGCCGGATCAGGATGGCAGGTACTTTGATTTTTCTGCGGTGCCGATTCGAAAGACATTTATCAACCGGGAAGGATATTTAGATATTCCAAGAATGCCGAAGGAAGACTATTATCGCATTAAAATTATACAAGGAATTGCAAAAGATTTAGATGTTGATTGTCCAACCATCAATCAATTGATTCAAACCTATGAGCGCAAAATTGAAGAGGTGGCTCAAGCCCGTCAAGGCGATTTGTTATCTGGCGCATTTGTCGTTCAACATTTTGCTGAAGATTTGAAGATGATCTGCGGCGAACTGAGAAAAAATCAGAAGCAAAGGCAAAGACATGATCATTCTTTGTCAGAATAGAGGCGGGATATCGGAATTGTTCATTTAACTAATGAAAATAGTTATTTTTACGATTTTCAAAAAATAGGCGTCATTCATATATGACGCATAAAAAGAGGTATTTCATTTTAGAACAGGGAGAGACCGACATGGTAACTAAAAAAGTGAAGCTGGCAGCGCTGGCTTTATTGATCTTATCGATATTAGCTGCTTGTTCTCAAAGTTCGGAGAGCACAGCCACCAGTCAAAAAGAGTTGGTATATGCCGTCCCCCAGGATATTAATGACATGAACCCCCATCTGTATCAAGGTTCAATGTCAGCGCAAGGGATGGTTTATGAATCGTTAGTTGAGAATACCGCAGATGGAATTAAGCCTTTGCTTGCCGAATCATGGGACATTTCCGAAGATAAAAGGGTATACACATTTCATTTAAGAAAAGATGTGTCATTCCATGACGGGGAACCATTTAACGCAGAAGCGGTGAAGAAAAACATTGAGGCTGTCCAGCACAATCAAGAAAAGCATTCTTGGATTAAACTCGCAACCAAAATTGTCCGTGTCAATGTCATCGATGACTATACGGTTGAACTGGTGCTTTCAGAAGCATATGATCCGACATTAGTGGAATTGTCTATGACGAGACCTTATGTCTTCATTTCACCGAAAGATTTTAAAAACGGAGAAACAAAAGATGGTGTCACAGGCTATCACGGTACAGGCCCTTATAAGCTGACTGAACATAAAGTCGATAAATATGCAACATTTGCAGCAAATGAAAACTATTGGGGCGGCGTGCCTAAGATTAAGAAAATCACAGCGAAAGTTCTTCCAGCGGGAGAAACGACATTTTTAGCGTTACAAAAAGGGGAAGTCAATTTTGTCTTCACAGATGATCGGGGGGCAGACAGTATCAATATTGAAGCGATCAACCAGCTGGTTGATTCAGGTGATTATCAGCTTGTCAGAAGTAAACAAATGAACACAAAAATGTTGGCAGCCAATAGCAGTAAAAAGGATCGTCCGGTAGGTGACAAGAGTGTGCGTGAAGCCATTTGGTTCGCAATTGATCGAGAAACGATCAGCAAGGACATTTTAAATGATACAGAAACGCCGGCCGATAGGCTTTTTTCATCTAACGTTCATGATGCAGATGTTGACTTGAAGAAACGGGATTACGACATTGACAAAGCAAAGGAGCTCTTAGAGGAAGCGGGCTGGACATTGAACAAGGGCTCAGCCGTCAGGGAGAAAAACGGAAAAAAATTAGCGCTGAAGCTTTATTATGACAATCATTCTCCTTCGCAAAAGAAACAGGCCGAGTTTATTCAAAGTTCGCTCCAGGAAATCGGCATGGAGCTAGAGATTATTGGTGAGAAATCAACATCGATGATGAATCGAAGATCAACCGGTGACTACGACTTGCTGTTCAGCCAAACATGGGGACTGGCATACGATCCGCAAAATACAGTCGCTGCTTTTACGTCTGAATCCTCATGGCTGCATAATACAAAGGGGATTGCAA is a window encoding:
- a CDS encoding nicotianamine synthase family protein, translating into MQALKTFQECLLGFSEKFDDLAEKYDQTTSHCSELEVLIDDYCAFITNERNKAAWEQLDFQISKDLQQLVKNLRKQSAQCVAIMEKYRALKLLKGDTEIADYFQNIESCIEKEFGSFQITAESKVLLVGSGSFPMTLLLISKRTGAEVVGIDIDEEAIELGRNVVKTLGDELNIHLDHVPVQELSLIKDVTHIIFSSTVESKYDILEQLYDITNEHVVVAMRYGNGLKSLFNYPIKEVDRKKWKMMDQVLRAGHIFDIALYQKA
- a CDS encoding opine metallophore biosynthesis dehydrogenase gives rise to the protein MNHFQRVLILGTGPISVQLAVNFKNDLNCDVGLAGRESARSERFFEALRQSHHQIHASIQNDQHQPLKGECVVQRVFKGYETIEGEWDTIIFSVTTDAYMSVLKQIDEHVLKQVKCIVLVSPTFGSNSLLTHYLDSIRSKAEVISFSTYYGDTRWMRDEPSHEVLTTGVKKKVFIGSSRYPSEHIDTMCKLFEKLGIVLEVMKSPIEAETRNISLYVHPPLFMNDFSLQAIFGDTDRQTYVYKLFPEGPITQQLIRDMLAQWKEIMAILQKINIKTINLLKFMVDDNYPLRLESLSRHDIEHFNDLEPIHQEYLLYVRYASLLIDPFSEPDQDGRYFDFSAVPIRKTFINREGYLDIPRMPKEDYYRIKIIQGIAKDLDVDCPTINQLIQTYERKIEEVAQARQGDLLSGAFVVQHFAEDLKMICGELRKNQKQRQRHDHSLSE
- the nikA gene encoding nickel ABC transporter substrate-binding protein, whose product is MVTKKVKLAALALLILSILAACSQSSESTATSQKELVYAVPQDINDMNPHLYQGSMSAQGMVYESLVENTADGIKPLLAESWDISEDKRVYTFHLRKDVSFHDGEPFNAEAVKKNIEAVQHNQEKHSWIKLATKIVRVNVIDDYTVELVLSEAYDPTLVELSMTRPYVFISPKDFKNGETKDGVTGYHGTGPYKLTEHKVDKYATFAANENYWGGVPKIKKITAKVLPAGETTFLALQKGEVNFVFTDDRGADSINIEAINQLVDSGDYQLVRSKQMNTKMLAANSSKKDRPVGDKSVREAIWFAIDRETISKDILNDTETPADRLFSSNVHDADVDLKKRDYDIDKAKELLEEAGWTLNKGSAVREKNGKKLALKLYYDNHSPSQKKQAEFIQSSLQEIGMELEIIGEKSTSMMNRRSTGDYDLLFSQTWGLAYDPQNTVAAFTSESSWLHNTKGIAKADQLYEKIDQVLGSVDEKTRQSLYADILTIVHDEAVFIPITNGNVTVVAPKNLKGISFKQTQFELPFEKMDFK